One Setaria viridis chromosome 3, Setaria_viridis_v4.0, whole genome shotgun sequence DNA window includes the following coding sequences:
- the LOC117847092 gene encoding myosin-binding protein 7, protein MAAAGEPPPPLCPLCGHPTSSASPPAPASASASPARPPLMRRTAGPPEAPPAVVRVEIGDEAAALREALARQQAALGDLQAELDAERGAAAGAASEAMTMILRLQREKAEAMMEARQFRRYAEEKMAHDAAELAALEEALAKRDAAVRALQVERPTPRHPMPPSGASTPRRPGAATPRHPPSSPSPAASSAAAAAGGGYYPPLRCCIDHPRTASEADALETPHDQLSRLAHRVHLLERGATPMASTTTPIIRVAPGSDFPRHARAYSDDGSLDFYDGECFPDDDDGDCGASDRVYTVDAIHGAPPLAVAERCYYGGGATPVGSDCCGGGAPWAEDEEVRRLSARMQALEADRESMRQAIISMGAEKAQVMLLKEIAQKLCKDAAPPAPTVAQQSFYKGGSTQPAMTVTVRPPRHPPVLMQRKVVKRQTPLFAAVVKWVTSIMWWRKTSSRVKYPMGQCGNNVGLLLLLDKAPMAGSYGHQKPPKRI, encoded by the exons atggccgccgccggcgaaccgCCTCCCCCGCTCTGCCCCCTCTGCGGGCACccgacctcctccgcctccccgccggcgcccgcgtcgGCTAGCGCGTCGCCCGCGAGGCCGCCGCTGATGCGGAGGACCGCCGGGCCGCCCGAGGCGCCCCCCGCGGTGGTGCGCGTGGAGATCGGCGACGAGGCCGCGGCGCTGCGCGAGGCGCTGGCCCGGCAGCAGGCCGCGCTCGGGGACCTGCAGGCGGAGCTCGACGCcgagcgcggcgccgcggccggcgccgccagcgAGGCCATGACCATGATCCTCCGCCTGCAGCGCGAGAAGGCCGAGGCCATGATGGAGGCGCGCCAGTTCCGCCGCTACGCCGAGGAGAAGATGGCCCACGacgccgccgagctcgccgccctCGAGGAGGCGCTCGCCAAGCGCGACGCCGCGGTGCGCGCGCTCCAGGTCGAGCGCCCGACGCCGCGCCACCCCATGCCGCCGTCGGGGGCGTCCACCCCGCGCCGCCCTGGAGCCGCCACGCCGCGTcacccgccgtcgtcgccgtcccccgcggcgtcgtccgccgccgccgccgccggcggcggataCTACCCGCCGCTGCGGTGCTGCATCGACCACCCGCGCACCGCGTCGGAGGCGGATGCGCTCGAGACCCCGCACGACCAGCTCTCCCGCCTCGCCCACCGCGTCCACCTCCTCGAGCGCGGCGCCACGCCcatggcctccaccaccacGCCCATCATCCGCGTCGCGCCGGGCTCCGACTTCCCGCGCCACGCGCGCGCCTACTCCGACGACGGCAGCCTCGACTTCTACGACGGCGAGTGCTTcccggacgacgacgacggcgactgCGGCGCCAGCGACCGTGTCTACACCGTCGACGCCATCCACGGCGCGCCGCCCCTGGCGGTGGCCGAGCGCTGCtactacggcggcggcgccacgccgGTCGGGAGCgactgctgcggcggcggcgcgccgtgggcggaggacgaggaggtgcGCAGGCTCAGCGCGCGGATGCAGGCGCTGGAGGCGGACAGGGAGTCCATGCGGCAGGCCATCATCTCCATGGGCGCCGAGAAGGCGCAGGTCATGCTGCTCAAGGAGATCGCGCAGAAGCTCTGCAaggacgccgcgccgccggcgcccaccgtGGCGCAGCAAAGCTTCTACAAAGGGGGCAGCACGCAGCCGGCCATGACCGTCACCGTGCGGCCGCCGCGGCATCCGCCGGTGCTTATGCAGAGGAAGGTGGTCAAGAGGCAGACGCCGTTATTTGCTGCAGTGGTCAAG TGGGTTACATCAATCATGTGGTGGAGAAAGACATCATCCCGTGTCAA GTACCCCATGGGGCAGTGTGGTAACAATGTgggtttgctgctgctgctcgacaAGGCTCCCATGGCAGGGTCGTATGGGCATCAGAAGCCTCCCAAGAGGATCTGA
- the LOC117847900 gene encoding calcium-dependent protein kinase 27 translates to MGNVCVGSRFSKNRFFGNFSLWRNRSRSSSTPSNPTTTSRSVPVVQVQPSESDAKPTPPPPTQTAAPAPIVISEPAPAPSPLPQPPQPITPPPPPASSEADPSPPQQPAASQPQPQSQPQSKKKAAHIKRISSAGLQVESVLRRKTENLKDKYSLGRKLGQGQFGTTYLCVDKATGGEYACKSIAKRKLVTDEDVEDVRREIQIMHHLAGHPSIIGIRGAYEDAVAVHVVMELCAGGELFDRIVRRGHYTERQAATLARVIVAVVESCHSLGVMHRDLKPENFLFVGNDEDSPLKTIDFGLSMFFRPGEEFTDVVGSPYYVAPEVLKKRYGQEADVWSAGVIIYILLCGVPPFWAETEQGIFEQVLHGSLDFESDPWPSVSENAKDLLRKVLVRDPKRRLTAHQVLCHPWLEAIGSAPDKPLDSAVLSRLKQFSAMNKLKKMALRVIAENLSEEEIAGLKEMFKMMDTDNSGQINFEELKAGLQRVGANMKESEIYQLMQAADIDNSGTIDYGEFIAATLHLNKVEREDHLFAAFQYFDKDGSGYITADELQQACDEFGIEDVRLEDMIGEVDQDNDGRIDYNEFVAMMQKSPAGFGKKGHQYNLSIGFRDALNKAHS, encoded by the exons ATGGGCAACGTCTGCGTCGGCTCCCGCTTCTCCAAGAACCGCTTCTTCGGCAACTTCTCCCTCTGGCGCAACCGCTCCCGCTCCAGCAGCACCCCCTCcaaccccaccaccacctcccgctCCGTCCCCGTCGTCCAGGTCCAGCCCAGCGAGTCCGACGCCaagccgaccccgccgccgccgacgcaaaccgccgccccggcccccatCGTCATCTCCGAACCAGCTCCGGCGCCGTCTCCTCTTCCCCAGCCACCGCAGCCAAtaacgccgccgccaccgccggcgtcatcAGAAGCCGACCCATCGCCACCGCAACAGCCTGCGGCGTCGCAACCGCAACCGCAATCGCAGCCGCAGTCGAAGAAGAAGGCGGCGCACATCAAGCGCATCTCCAGCGCCGGCCTTCAGGTGGAGTCGGTGCTCCGGCGCAAGACCGAGAACCTCAAGGACAAGTACAGCCTGGGGCGGAAGCTCGGGCAGGGCCAGTTCGGCACGACGTACCTGTGCGTCGACAaggccaccggcggcgagtACGCGTGCAAGTCCATCGCGAAGCGTAAGCTGGTGACCGACGAGGACGTGGAGGACGTCCGGCGCGAGATCCAGATCATGCACCACCTGGCCGGCCACCCGAGCATCATCGGCATCCGGGGCGCGTACGAGGACGCCGTGGCGGTACACGTGGTGATGGAGctctgcgccggcggcgagctcttcGACCGCATCGTGCGGCGGGGCCACTACACGGAGCGGCAGGCGGCGACGCTCGCCCGCGTCATCGTCGCCGTCGTGGAGTCGTGCCACTCGCTCGGCGTCATGCACCGCGACCTCAAGCCCGAGAACTTCCTCTTCGTTGGCAACGACGAGGACTCGCCGCTCAAGACCATCGACTTCGGCCTCTCCATGTTCTTCCGGCCAG GAGAGGAGTTCACGGACGTGGTGGGGAGCCCGTACtacgtggcgccggaggtgctGAAGAAGCGGTACGGGCAGGAGGCGGACGTGTGGAGCGCCGGCGTCATCATCTACATCCTGCTCTGCGGCGTACCGCCGTTCTGGGCGGAGACGGAGCAGGGGATCTTCGAGCAGGTGCTGCACGGCTCGCTCGACTTCGAGTCGGACCCGTGGCCGAGCGTGTCGGAGAACGCAAAGGACCTGCTCCGGAAGGTGCTCGTCAGGGACCCCAAGAGGCGCCTCACCGCGCACCAAGTCCTCT GCCACCCGTGGCTTGAGGCGATCGGCTCCGCGCCGGACAAGCCGCTGGACTCAGCGGTGCTGTCACGGCTGAAGCAGTTCTCGGCGATGAAcaagctcaagaagatggcGCTGAGG GTGATCGCGGAGAACCTGTCGGAGGAGGAGATCGCGGGGCTCAAGGAGATGTTCAAGATGATGGACACTGACAACAGCGGGCAGATCAACTTCGAGGAGCTCAAGGCTGGCCTTCAAAGGGTCGGCGCCAACATGAAGGAATCGGAGATATACCAGCTCATGCAGGCT GCTGACATCGACAACAGTGGGACCATAGATTATGGAGAGTTCATAGCGGCAACGCTGCACCTCAACAAAGTTGAAAGGGAAGACCATCTTTTTGCCGCCTTCCAATACTTCGACAAGGATGGCAGCGGATACATCACAGCTGATGAGCTGCAGCAAGCATGTGACGAGTTTGGCATAGAAGATGTCCGACTTGAAGACATGATTGGCGAAGTGGATCAAGACAAT GACGGGCGCATTGATTACAATGAGTTTGTCGCAATGATGCAGAAATCGCCTGCTGGTTTTGGCAAGAAAGGCCATCAGTACAACCTTAGCATTGGTTTTAGGGATGCCTTGAATAAGGCACATAGCTGA
- the LOC117846905 gene encoding uncharacterized protein produces the protein MRALVRRAASLLRAAAGPVPRPPCPTQRRLPDAVCRGENIPTFCSSRYSTLVAPSNEVLIPPELLSSQTVGTPKRTIGQYEDLVARVTNFHNEDKGYMVLDGDVFDVPIRKDIVHRVVRWQLAKRQQGTHSTKTISEVSGTGRKPYKQKGTGRARHGTLRGPQFRGGATMHGPKPRSHAIKLQKKVRRLGLKITLSARTAEGKLFVFEDLEVPSHKTKNIVNYISQMDNTKKVLLVDGGDIDKKLKLATQNLHYVNVLPSIGLNVYSILQHDTLVMTRDAVNRIVERMHTPINR, from the exons ATGCGCGCGCTCGTGCGCCGCGCGGCCTCgctcctccgcgctgccgcGGGGCCGGTGCCGAGGCCTCCCTGCCCCACGCAGCgccgcctccccgacgccgtCTGCCGCGGCGAG AATATTCCAACGTTCTGTTCCAGCAGATATTCCACCCTTGTAGCTCCATCAAATGAAGTTCTAATTCCTCCAGAGCTGTTGTCTAGCCAAACTGTTGGGACACCTAAGAGAACGATCG gcCAATATGAAGATCTAGTAGCTAGAGTAACAAACTTCCACAATGAGGATAAGGGCTACATGGTTTTGGATGGTGATGTTTTTGATGTTCCAATTAGGAAGGATATTGTTCACAGAGTTGTACGGTGGCAACTTGCTAAACGACAACAG GGAACACATTCAACAAAAACTATCAGCGAAGTAAGTGGGACAGGAAGAAAGCCTTACAAGCAAAAGGGAACTGGAAGAGCACGTCATGGAACACTGCGTGGCCCTCAG TTCCGTGGTGGTGCAACCATGCATGGGCCTAAACCACGAAGCCATGCAATCAAGTTGCAAAAGAAGGTTCGGCGTCTGGGGCTGAAGATAACCTTATCTGCTCGGACTGCTGAAGGAAAG CTGTTTGTATTTGAGGACTTGGAAGTTCCTAGCCACAAGACAAAGAACATTGTGAACTATATAAGCCAGATGGACAACACAAAGAAGGTGTTATTAGTTGATGGAGGTGATATCGATAAAAAGTTAAAGCTGGCTACTCAAAATCTCCATTATGTGAATGTGCTTCCTTCCATT GGCCTCAATGTTTACAGCATCCTCCAGCATGACACCCTAGTAATGACTCGAGATGCTGTGAATAGGATCGTTGAGCGGATGCATACCCCTATCAACCGCTAg